From the Streptomyces nigrescens genome, one window contains:
- a CDS encoding IucA/IucC family protein, producing MTAPSDGTLPLSARDAVAHLTPGLWARANRLLIRKGLAEFAHERLLTPKRLPQDGHYAIRSDDGTTEYRFAARRRALDHWQIDADSITRHRDDSELPLDALAFFIELRESLGLGDAILPVYLEEISSTLSGTAYKLAAGRSGAAELAKAPFQAIETGMTEGHPCFVANNGRLGFGIHEYHAYAPETAAPLRLIWLAARRDHATFTAGAGLDYDALIRDELPEETRTRFAATLITLGLDPADYYFFPAHPWQWWNKLSVTFAAEVAQQHLVCLGPGDDDYLAQQSIRTFFNTTDPAKHYVKTALSVLNMGFMRGLSASYMEATPAINDWLARLIDADDTFRAARFSIIRERAAIGYHHRQYEAATAKGSPYRKMLAALWRESPVPTLEPGQRLATMASLLHVDHDGGSLAAALIEESGLEPAVWLRRYLDAYLTPVVHAFYAYDLVFMPHGENAILVVEDGAVARVIFKDIAEEIAVLDPDAVLPPTVERIRADVPEDKKLLSVFTDVFDCFFRFLSSTLDDHCILDEDTFWRTVAACVTDYQTANPHLADKFDRYDLFTDEFALSCLNRLQLRNNQEMVDLQDPAGALQLIGTLRNPLAPYAPAS from the coding sequence ATGACCGCCCCCTCCGACGGCACCTTGCCCCTCTCCGCCCGGGACGCCGTCGCCCACCTCACCCCCGGCCTGTGGGCCCGCGCCAACCGGCTGCTGATCCGCAAGGGCCTCGCCGAGTTCGCCCATGAGCGGCTGCTCACCCCCAAGCGCCTCCCCCAGGACGGCCACTACGCCATACGCAGCGACGACGGCACCACGGAGTACCGCTTCGCCGCCCGCAGACGAGCCCTGGACCACTGGCAGATCGACGCCGACAGCATCACCCGGCACCGCGACGACAGCGAACTCCCGCTGGACGCCCTGGCGTTCTTCATCGAACTCCGTGAATCCCTGGGCCTCGGCGACGCCATCCTGCCGGTCTACCTGGAGGAGATCAGCTCCACCCTCTCCGGCACCGCCTACAAACTCGCCGCCGGCCGGAGCGGTGCCGCCGAGCTCGCGAAGGCGCCCTTCCAGGCCATCGAGACCGGTATGACCGAGGGCCACCCCTGCTTCGTCGCCAACAACGGCCGGCTCGGCTTCGGCATCCACGAGTACCACGCCTACGCCCCCGAGACCGCGGCCCCGCTCCGGCTGATCTGGCTCGCCGCCCGCCGCGACCACGCCACCTTCACCGCCGGCGCCGGCCTCGACTACGACGCCCTCATCCGCGACGAACTCCCCGAGGAGACCCGCACCCGCTTCGCCGCCACCCTCATCACCCTCGGCCTCGACCCGGCCGACTACTACTTCTTCCCCGCCCACCCCTGGCAGTGGTGGAACAAGCTCTCCGTCACCTTCGCCGCCGAAGTCGCCCAGCAGCACCTGGTGTGCCTGGGCCCCGGCGACGACGACTACCTGGCGCAGCAGTCCATCCGCACCTTCTTCAACACGACCGACCCCGCCAAGCACTACGTCAAAACGGCGCTCTCGGTCCTCAACATGGGCTTCATGCGCGGTCTGTCCGCGTCCTACATGGAGGCCACCCCGGCCATCAACGACTGGCTGGCCCGCCTCATCGACGCCGACGACACCTTCCGGGCCGCCCGCTTCTCGATCATCCGTGAGCGCGCCGCCATCGGCTACCACCACCGCCAGTACGAGGCCGCCACCGCCAAGGGCTCCCCGTACCGGAAAATGCTCGCCGCCCTGTGGCGCGAAAGCCCCGTCCCCACCCTCGAACCGGGCCAGCGCCTGGCCACCATGGCCTCGCTCCTCCATGTCGACCACGACGGCGGTTCCCTCGCCGCCGCCCTCATCGAGGAATCCGGCCTGGAGCCCGCCGTCTGGCTGCGCCGCTACCTGGACGCCTATCTGACGCCGGTCGTGCACGCCTTCTACGCCTACGACCTGGTCTTCATGCCGCACGGCGAGAACGCCATCCTGGTCGTCGAGGACGGCGCCGTGGCCCGCGTGATCTTCAAGGACATCGCCGAGGAGATCGCCGTCCTGGACCCGGACGCGGTCCTGCCGCCCACGGTCGAACGCATCCGCGCCGACGTCCCCGAGGACAAGAAACTCCTGTCCGTCTTCACCGACGTCTTCGACTGCTTCTTCCGCTTCCTCAGCAGCACCCTCGACGACCACTGCATCCTCGACGAGGACACCTTCTGGCGCACGGTCGCCGCCTGTGTCACCGACTACCAGACGGCCAACCCCCACCTCGCCGACAAGTTCGACCGCTACGACCTGTTCACCGACGAGTTCGCGCTCTCCTGCCTCAACCGCCTCCAGCTGCGCAACAACCAGGAGATGGTCGACCTCCAGGACCCCGCGGGCGCCCTCCAGCTCATCGGCACCCTCCGCAACCCGCTCGCCCCCTACGCGCCGGCCTCCTGA